In Thermodesulfobacteriota bacterium, the genomic stretch AGGCCGGACCTCATCCTCCTGGACCTGAACCTGCCGAGGATGAACGGCATGGAGGTCCTCTCCGAGATAAAGGCCGACCCGGAGACGAGGCGCATACCCGTCGTGGTTCTCACGTCCTCTGCCGACGAAAAGGACGTCATGGCCGCCTACGGGCTGCATACGAACGCATACATAACCAAGCCGGCGGACGTGGACCGGTTCATCATGATAGCCAAGGCCGTCGAGGACTTCTGGTTCTCGACCGCCAAGCTTCCGCCGGGGTGAGAGAGATGCAGAAGATAGAGATACTGCTAATAGAGGACAGCGACCCTGACGCGCGCCTCTTTAAAGAGATGCTCGCGGACTCGGGCTCGGGGGAAAGGTTTGTCCTCACCCGGGCCGTAAGCCTCTCTGAGGCCATGAAAAGGCTCTCCGAACGGCTGCCGGACGTGGCGCTCATGGACTTGAACCTGCCGGACTCCTCGGGGCTCTCTACCTTCCTTGCGCTCCAGGCCGCTTATCCGGCCATCCCGGTAGTGCTCCTTACAGGCCTTTCGGATGAGAACCTCGCGGCCAGGGCCGTGAGGGAAGGCGCCCAGGACTACCTGGTAAAGGGCCAGGTCGAGCCCGGGAACATGGCCCGTTCCATAATTTACGCGGTCGAGAGGAGCCTTTCGGAGAGGGCCGTAAAGAGCGGAAAGAAGGGGGGCGCTCAAGAGCGGGGCCTCTGCCCCGAGATGATAGGCGAGAGCGCGGCCCTCTCGGAGGTCAAGTCCCTCATTGCCATAATAGCCAAGACCTCCAGCACTTCGGTACTCATTACCGGCGAGACTGGCACCGGGAAGGAGCTCGTGGCGAACGCCGTACATTACTCGAGCAGCCGCCGGGAAGGGCCCTTCATAAAGCTCAACTGCAGCGCCATACCGGATACCCTCATGGAGGCCGAGATGTTCGGCTACGAGAAGGGGGCCTTCACTGACGCGCGCCAGGCTAAAAAAGGGCTCTTCGAGCTGGCCGACGGCGGCACCATCTTCCTTGACGAAATAGGGGATATGGACCTCCGGCTTCAGCCCAAGCTCCTGCAGGTGCTTGAGAACAGGACCTTCAGGAAGCTCGGCGGCGTCCAGGACCAGAGGGTGGACGTCCGCGTCATAGCCGCCACGAACCTGAACCTCTGGAACATGGTAAGGGAGAAGCGGTTCAGGGAGGACCTATTCTACAGGCTGAACGTGATGGTCGTGAGCCTGCCTCCCCTCAGGGAGCGAAAAGAGGACATCCTGCCTATAGTAAGGCACTTCCTTAAAGAGAACGGCGCCGGTCCAAGGCAAAAAGGCCTTAAAGACGGCGCTATAGACCTGCTCCTCGGGTATGACTGGCCCGGAAACGTAAGGGAGCTTAAGAACGTGGTTGAAAGGGCCCTGATACTCGCAGGGCCGGACGACATAGGCCCGGAGCACCTGAATATCAGCGCCCCGGCCCCGTACAATGCGGAGACCCAGCCGCCTGTCAAAGGCTACTCAAGCGAGATGACGCTCGAAGAGCTCGAAAAGGCCCACATCATGACCGTCCTCCAGAGGACCGGTTGGAATATCACCCATGCGTCAAGGTCGCTCGGGATTTCGAGGTTCACGCTCCGGGAAAAGGCTAAAAAGTACGGTCTTAGCAAGGAGTAATGGCAACCTCTAAAAATTGATCTTTTCCCCGGATTCTGTGTCAGTCCCGGAATAAAAATGCTCACATATTATCATATATGCTCCGCTTTTTATTCCCGGCCTTCCTTGACTGCGGGAAAAATCTCTAATTTTTAGAGGTTGCCTAATGTTAATAGCTCGCCGGTAATAAATTTACCACACCGATAAATAATTTATCGGCTCCACTGGTAAATTCCCTGCCATTTTTGTGCCCCAAAATAATACCCGACTGAATACCTTTCAATTCCTTATTCTTTTTCTCTGGCACGCTTGTTGCTATTTATTCCAGTGCGGAACGCACCTGTTCCGGCAACCCACCAAACTGGATTTACGCGGAGGCTCTCTTGAAGGCGCTCGTAGTCGACGATGAAGAGACGATGCTGGAGGTATGCTCGGAGATCCTCGAGTCCGCCGGTTTCGAGGTGAGACGGGCCCCGAGCGGGGAAGCGGCTCTCGGGCTCGTTCGAGAGGGATTGGACCTCGTGCTCACGGACATGGACATGCCCGGCCTGAACGGCATGGAATTTTACCGCAGGGCGGTCGGCCTGGACAAAGGCTTAAGGCAGAGGTTCCTCTTCATGACCGGGGGCGACAGGAAGGGGCTGGAAACGGCAAGCGCGGCCAACGCCCATTTCATAGTGAAGCCTTTCAGGGTGAAGGACCTTCTTGCCTCGGTAGAGCGCGTCATAACCAGCGCGCGCGTAAGCGGCAGGGCGGAGGCGAGGCAGACGATGCCAGGACGCGCCGTATCGGTTTCGGCGCGCGGCCTCGATACGGAGGCCTTTTCTGAGGACATATCCAGGCGCGGTATGCGGATAAGGTACCCGGGGAAGATGCTCGAACCCGGCTCGACCATCGGGCTGGCCCTTGCGGGCTTCTGCCTGAACCTCGTCAAGCAGGCGCAGGTGGTCTGGTCCGGGAATGGCGGTAAGGGCGGGTTTTCATCCGGGCTGCTCTTTACGATGCCGCTGCCTGATTCTGCGATAGTGGAACTGATTTTGGAGGGGCAGTACAGCTATGAAGGAGGATTGAGATGATGAGACAGGAAGTAAGGACGAGGAAGTCGGGGAACGGGGCGGCCAAGCCCTTTTACAGCGAAACGGGCCAGTCATGGCCCATGCCTTTTACGGAGGAGCCGTCCAGGGCGGGAGCGGCCGCGGCTGAAGTCGAGGGGAACGGGGCGGCATACGCGCCGACAGACTCCATAAGCATCTACTTCAGGGAGATAAAGAGGTTCAAGCTCCTCTCGGCAGAGGAGGAGCGAGGGCTTGCGAGGAGGATCGCCAGGGGAGACGCGGAGGCCAGGAGGAAGATGATAGAGGCAAACCTCCGGCTCGTCGTCAACATAGCCAAGAAATACGTCAACAGGGGGCTTCAGCTACAGGACCTCATAGACGAGGGGAACATAGGCCTCATAAAGGCTGCCGAGCGCTTCAAGGCCTCGATAGGCTGCAGGTTCTCGACCTACGCCACCTACTGGATAAAGCAGACCATAGAGAGGGCGCTCGCCAACAAGGGCAGCATGATACGGCTACCCATACACATCGTGACCGACATCTCGAAGATGGAGAGGGCGGCGAGGGAGTTCAGGGTCCTCTCGAACAGGGACCCGAGCGCCTCCGAGCTGTCGGAAAAAACCGGCCTTTCCGGGCGGTACGTTAAAAGGCTCGAGGTGATAAAGAAGCGGACGGTATCGCTCGAGTCCCAGTGCCAGGACGAATCGGACAGCAGCATCCTCGACAACCTGGAGGACGAGGCGGCGCCGGCCCCGGTCGAGTATATAGAGGAGTCGAGGAGGGCCGAAAGGGTGGCGAGCTGGCTGAGCCTGCTGGACGAGAACGAGCAAAAGATAATCAGCCTCAGGTTCGGCATAGGCGACTACGCCCCCAAGACGCTCGAGGTCATAGGCCGGAGGTTCGGGGTCACCAGGGAGCGCGTGAGGCAGATAGAAGAAAAGGCGCTCATGAAGCTGAGGGCAATAGCTACCGACCACGCGGGACATCCGTCTGACCTGCTTTAGGGCAGGCCGGCAGCCCACGGGATAATGCAGAGAATGGATTGGCATGGGGGTTGAAAAAAACCTGCCACGCAATCCATGATGTATTGCCAAATTGCGAAGACTATCCAAGTCGAGCAATTTGTGAGGCTTGGATTTGTCAAGTATCAGGATGGTGAAAAAGTCCCTCTGGAGTTTTCAACCCCGAGAGCCGTTTTCCGGTAGACAGGTAAGCATTCCAGGACGACACGGCAGCCTGAATCCGGCTGGTAAAGAGCGCCGGGAAAGGAGCGGCAGAATGATACGCGTCATGGTGTCGCTTGGAGACAGGCCGTATTCCGTTGAATTAATGGACCTCCTGGACTGCGCCGGGGGGATTGAAACGACTTTGGCTCCGGGTGGCGAAGAACCGGCTGGGGCAGCCCTCAGCTCCAGGCCGGATATCATCGTGGCAGACCCGGTAACCCTGCCTGGCATTCTCGGCTCGGGCTTTCCGGCAAGGATACTCCTCGTATACGGAGAGGGAGAAAAGCCCGCCCAGAACCTTCCCAACCCGCCTGTCTGCGGAATAATCAAAAAGGGGTCGGGCGGGCTGGTGCTGCAGACGGCCATAAAGGCGGTCGCAAGGGGTGTGGAGTGGGTCGAGGGCGCGCCCGGAGGCATTGAGGGCCTGAAGACCTCAGACGGCGGCAGCCCGGAAAAACAGGCTGCCCTGGCCTGATTCGCAGTCGCACGCTTAATTGATATAGAACGAATACGCCGCCATTGCCGCGATGCCGACCGCAAACAGGATCAGGACTTCGACGGAACCTTTCTGGTTTTTCATGCTGCGCGCTCCTTTTGAATGTAAATATTGAACGGTGCCGTTCCAGGCTCCGGCCCGGACCCAGGCCCCAGAGTGGCCTGGCGCCCGCCGCCGGGCCATTATACATACGGCTTCTTTTCGTGTAAAGGCCTATCCCATCCGCGCCGCCAGCAACCGGTTAAAGTACCGGGCAACGGCATCCGATAAGGTCTTGAAACCGCTAAATATCGGGTCCGCTGAGATCAATTCCCGGAGGGGTAATGGCGCTTTTTGAATGGAAAGAGGAGTTCAGTGTCAAGGTTGGGGCTTTTGATTCGCATCATAAGAGGCTGGTGGACCTCCTTGGCGCCTTGCACGACGCCATGGCGAAACGCAGGTCAGCCGAGGTGATAGGCGGCATACTGAAAGAGCTGCTCGCCTATACCAAGTACCACTTCTCGGAAGAGGAGAAGCTCATGACCTCGCTAGGCTATGCCGGTTTGCAGCAGCACAGGAAGGAGCATGTCTGGTTCACAGAAAAGGTCGCCCAATTCGCCCAAAAGCACCAGGAGGGCGGGCTCGGAGTCGGTATCGAGACCATGACCTTTCTCAAGAACTGGCTCATGGACCATATCCTCGAGACCGACAAGAAATACTCGGGCTTCTTTAATTCAAGGAATGTGAACTGATACCTGAACGGCGTCCGAATGGACTCATCCCGTCCGTCCCGGATTCGGACCGGCCCTCCCTGATTTCATACACGATTGTCGGGCCGAATTCATCTACCTTAATCAGCCGTTCCAGCACCTTCGAGAGGTCGGGCGGCCTGCCGTCGTTGTAGCCCTCCGGATAGAGCTTATCCCTCGGGGGCCTTGTTACCCAATCCATTGCCGCATACTCGTTTCCCCTCTCGTACTTGTGCCGGTGAAGCAGGATATATTTCACCCCCATACCGGCCAGCGCGTCAACCGTACGCGGGTCTGAGATATCGGCCACGCCTCTCAACCTCTTACCGTCTCCCGTGCTCCCGTTTACGAGCCTTTTTCCGTGCGCTCTTTGATGGAAAATGTACTCGTATGAGGTATACGGGTCATGGGGCGGGCCTATCGGGTACTCTACGACGGCGAAGTCGCCTCCTTGCCCGGCCAGAAAGCCATAAGAGTCAGGCACATCAACCCTGGTGACCCTGAACCCAGGGAATTCCGCGGACTCGACGGCCAGGACCATGCCAAGAAAACCGAGGAGGGCAGCCCTTTTTTTCGCGGAATTGGTACGGGCCAGGAGTTCCTTTATGCCGAAGGCCGCTAGCACGGAGACCCCGAGCCCGACGAACGCGCCGAGCCGGGCATAGCTCCTGAAATATGGAAAAAGGTGAAAGAGGTAGTATTGCGGGAGATACAACTTGTGCTCCGCCGAGACCTCTCTCGTGGCCGCGTCTACGGTAAATCCGCCGAATGGTATGAACGGCGGGCCCGAGAGGAGCGCGGCCGCAGCGGCCAGCACGAGAAAGGCGTATACATTTTTCCTGTCGCCATGTCCGGGAATGCGCCCGACCTTTTTGCACGAGACCCTGCATACGGCGTAAAGGCCGAGGGCCATGAGTGTCCAGCCCAGATATAGCGTGTGCTCGATGTACCTGTGCCCTTTTAGAGCGCCCAGGCCGAGGTCAGGGACGAATTGGCCCAGGAAGTAGTTGTGCCTCGAAGGGAGGAGGTAGTCGAGCGGCTTTGCCGAGAAGACGAAGAGGTCTGAAAGCGGGCGCGCCAGATCAAGAGTCCGTATCTCGGCCTCCGCCTTGCCGAGGCTCGTTAAAACCGGAAAGGCCATCGGAATGACGGCGGCGGCAAAGGCCACGGAAAAGGCGGCAAGGTTCACGGCTGCCGGGGCCAACGAGGCCCTTCCGGGCAGGCCCCATTTCAGGTTCATTGCGATAAGCACGGGCGAAAGGAGCGCGAAGAAGTAGGCGAAGTAAGTGCTGTCAACGAGGGCCAGCCCGAGCGCGAACCCGAAGGCCGCGTGGAGCCTCAAGCCGCCCTCCCTGAGCGTCCGGAGGAGGAGATATATGAGCAGCGGCGCCCAGAAGAGGTTAGGCTGGTGCGACATGAGGCGGACGGCATGCAATGGGGAAAAGGCGAAGGCAAGGGCCGAGAACATCCCTGCCCGCCAGTCGCGTACCAGGTAATTCATGAGCAGATAGGATGTGACGGCGAGGAGAGGGAAGCTCGATATCTTGATGATATTGTACGCGGCCACCTCGTCCGTAAGGAGCGTAAGCCCGAGGCCCGTGAGGTAATATGTGTAGAAAAAGGGCGCGTCCGACAGGTCGACCCCGGCGGGATACGAGCTGAACGCGTGCTCCCGGAAAGGGATGCCGTTCTCATACGCGAATCTGAACCACCAGAAGCTGTGGATGGAGCCGAGCGAGTCCCAGGGAAAACCGTAGAATGAGCCGGACATATCCGTTATCACCGGCCATGTATACAGCAGGGCCATGCATAGCGCGAAAAGGAAAAGAGCGGTTATGCGGACCGCCTCCGGGCGGCTCACAGGCGCACTCATCGCCCTTTGCCCGGGCTGAAAAGCTCGGTCGCGAGCCCTGAAAGCAGGAGAAAATATGAGACGTCAGCCAGGGTCTTCGCAGCCGGGTCATGCTGAAGGATTGCCAGCGCGCCGCAGGAGACGATGGATATGAAAAAGAGAAAGAAAAAGACGCCCGGCAGATCGGAGGCCAGCCTCCTTGCCTCGCGCGCCCATGCCGGAAAATTCTCTCCCGCATCCATGCCCGGGGCAAGCCTCGCAAACGCGGAGAAAGCCCATGAAAGCAGGGCAAACCAGGCCAGCGCGATATTGTGGACGAAGAGATAATGGCTGCCTTTCGGATAAAAGAAGGCGTTAATGGCCGCGCCGTAGATAAGGAATGGCATAAGCCTTTTAGAGAAAAACGGCCTTGAAAGGAAAAGGCAGGCGGCGCAGACCAGCAGGGCCTCGGGAAAGGAGGACTTGAGCGCGTCTCTCAATTCCATCGAGAGCGGGCTCAATGCCCTCATTATTTCCTTGTAGGTATTATAGGACAGGAAGAGGGAGAGGGCCAGGATGCCCAGGTCGGCTGCAAGCCTTCTAACAGGCATACGGGCTTTCATCGCTTTACCCTTCCGCCTGCAAGCGCAATCGCCAGCGCCGATATCAGACCGGCCGCGCTTATGAGAAGCCCGGCCTCCATCGCCATCTGCGGCCTGAACTCGATTATTACCGTAAACTCGCCGTCCCCGATTGCCTCGTCCGGCACGAGCCAGCCGTTCGCGTACCCGTTCGCGACGAAGTGCGTATCGAGCTCCAGTGCTCCGCGGCTTCTGAGCCGTTCTATCAGCATAGAGCCGCTGTCGCCATTGCCCGGCGCTGCCATATAGGCCCTCCACCCCGGGTGATAAGCCTCGAGGAACGCGAGCGCGAAGCCCTTGTCGGCCCCTTTGACATGGACCATGTGCCTCGCCGGGTTTATCCGCTCGAATCCGAGTTGCGGGCCTTTGCCCTCCGCGCCGGGTTCATCCTGGACGTTGACGGAGACTGAAGCGTTTGTAGATTCCGGCTCGATAGATATTGAGTATACTCCCGCCGAGCCCTTTTCAAAGACCTCTATGTGCTGCGTGCCTTTTCCCTGCAGGAAGGTCCCCTCATGGAAGCGCCCATCTCCGCGCGGCGTAAGACTGACCCTCGTGCCGTTCGCTTTGACAGCCGGCAACTCCCGGTCGAGCGCCCCGTTTCCTTTTTCAGAGTGCCTGGAGAAAAAAGCTATTGAGCGGAGACTGAAGCCTGGCCCCCCTGTCATCGCATTGGCGGGCCGTTTGTCATCAGCGCAATGGGCCATGAAACCGACTGCGGTCAGGTACGCCGTCCTTTGCTCCGGCATATGTGCCCGAAGGAGCGACAGGACATCCGTCCGGGACCTTTCGGGTTTTTTGGGCCTCCCGGCTGAAGCCCTGGCCGCGAGCGCTTTGCCAATGGAAGCGTCCGCTTTCCCGTCTCCGTCAGTATCCAGCATGAACGAGACCTCTATTCCTTCCGCTTCAATGGCATAGTCCATCGAGAAGACCGGATACCTCTCAAGGTCTATCCTGCCCACGTCCTTTGCAAAACTCGCAAGATAGCCGTTTACGCACTTGGCGCCGGGGGGGAACCCTATGCCCTCGGGCGAAACCGATGGGGGTTTTTCAATGCCGCCGTCTTCCGAAAGTCCGAGGTCCTTTCCGAGGACCGATGCGCGAAGGAGCCTGCCGAGGCCGAAAAGGGGACTGGCTTTATTTTCATCCAGGGGCCCCGGTTCCTTCAGGTATATCCGCAGATCGTTACTGCCCGGGAATAGGAGCACTTTTTTAAATTCCAAATCTACCGGGGCCGGCGCGCCTGATGGGGCGTTGGCGCTGCCTGCAGCGGCCTTCCTCCCGTTTATGTAAGCCCGTATCTCTTCAGTGTCGGAAAGCGGCATGACTGTGATGCCGAGGTCCGTAACGGCCACTTCCGCTGAATGGTTTATGACGTGTATCTGGCCGCCGCTCCTTAAGGTCCTGAAACGGCCGTCCGGAAACCGCGTGCCTGCTTCATCTTCTTCAGGCGCGTAGAGAGAGAGCAGTTTCCCGGGCTGGAAGCCTTGCGCCGCCGTTGCCGTAAAATCCTCATTGAAGGCGAACGCGCGGTATTTCGGCATCACGGAAACTGAGAGCCGGGCCTTTCCTGCGCCGCCCGGAAAGGATATTCTCTTGTATTCGCCCGGGTCAGTATCGTAAAAGACGCGGGTTACTGTGCCCCAGTTTGAACGAGAGATTACGTAGGAGCTGACTGCCGACCTGCTTTCAAAAGGAGGATGAGAGGAGTAGGATTTCATGTACATGGCATCCGAGGGTGCGAGCACGCCTCTGGCCAGGCCCGAAGCCTCTATCTTTTCGAGCACTGGCTGGGGCTGCTGAACCGAGAACGCGATCAAGGGCCTTTCATGGGAGCTTATAAATGAAAGGAGGGGAAGGGACTCCTCGAAATGCATCTCCTTCACAATGTCGAACCCCTCGGAAGCATATATCCGGGGAAGCCTTAGCGCGCCCTTGAGCCCGTATAGCTCT encodes the following:
- a CDS encoding response regulator, with amino-acid sequence MKALVVDDEETMLEVCSEILESAGFEVRRAPSGEAALGLVREGLDLVLTDMDMPGLNGMEFYRRAVGLDKGLRQRFLFMTGGDRKGLETASAANAHFIVKPFRVKDLLASVERVITSARVSGRAEARQTMPGRAVSVSARGLDTEAFSEDISRRGMRIRYPGKMLEPGSTIGLALAGFCLNLVKQAQVVWSGNGGKGGFSSGLLFTMPLPDSAIVELILEGQYSYEGGLR
- a CDS encoding bacteriohemerythrin, whose product is MALFEWKEEFSVKVGAFDSHHKRLVDLLGALHDAMAKRRSAEVIGGILKELLAYTKYHFSEEEKLMTSLGYAGLQQHRKEHVWFTEKVAQFAQKHQEGGLGVGIETMTFLKNWLMDHILETDKKYSGFFNSRNVN
- a CDS encoding RNA polymerase sigma factor RpoD/SigA, whose amino-acid sequence is MMRQEVRTRKSGNGAAKPFYSETGQSWPMPFTEEPSRAGAAAAEVEGNGAAYAPTDSISIYFREIKRFKLLSAEEERGLARRIARGDAEARRKMIEANLRLVVNIAKKYVNRGLQLQDLIDEGNIGLIKAAERFKASIGCRFSTYATYWIKQTIERALANKGSMIRLPIHIVTDISKMERAAREFRVLSNRDPSASELSEKTGLSGRYVKRLEVIKKRTVSLESQCQDESDSSILDNLEDEAAPAPVEYIEESRRAERVASWLSLLDENEQKIISLRFGIGDYAPKTLEVIGRRFGVTRERVRQIEEKALMKLRAIATDHAGHPSDLL
- a CDS encoding sigma-54 dependent transcriptional regulator, translated to MQKIEILLIEDSDPDARLFKEMLADSGSGERFVLTRAVSLSEAMKRLSERLPDVALMDLNLPDSSGLSTFLALQAAYPAIPVVLLTGLSDENLAARAVREGAQDYLVKGQVEPGNMARSIIYAVERSLSERAVKSGKKGGAQERGLCPEMIGESAALSEVKSLIAIIAKTSSTSVLITGETGTGKELVANAVHYSSSRREGPFIKLNCSAIPDTLMEAEMFGYEKGAFTDARQAKKGLFELADGGTIFLDEIGDMDLRLQPKLLQVLENRTFRKLGGVQDQRVDVRVIAATNLNLWNMVREKRFREDLFYRLNVMVVSLPPLRERKEDILPIVRHFLKENGAGPRQKGLKDGAIDLLLGYDWPGNVRELKNVVERALILAGPDDIGPEHLNISAPAPYNAETQPPVKGYSSEMTLEELEKAHIMTVLQRTGWNITHASRSLGISRFTLREKAKKYGLSKE
- a CDS encoding response regulator; the encoded protein is MEILMVEDNPYDVRLAMEAFREAKVANRMHLAADGEEAIEFLRRNGRHRDAPRPDLILLDLNLPRMNGMEVLSEIKADPETRRIPVVVLTSSADEKDVMAAYGLHTNAYITKPADVDRFIMIAKAVEDFWFSTAKLPPG